The following are encoded together in the Synchiropus splendidus isolate RoL2022-P1 chromosome 7, RoL_Sspl_1.0, whole genome shotgun sequence genome:
- the gapvd1 gene encoding GTPase-activating protein and VPS9 domain-containing protein 1 isoform X2 produces the protein MVKPDIHTLAHHLKQERLYVASEKQLIQRLNTDVLKTAERLYRAAWIAKQQRINLDRLILTSAEASPAECCQHAKMLEDTQFVDGYKSLGFHETIYGEFLARLRENPRLVASCLVAGERLNQEHTQGVIHNVFTSLYGNCIMQEDESYLLQVLRYLIEFELKESDNPRRLLRRGTCAFSILFKLFSEGLYSAKLFLTATLHEPIMQLLVEDEDHLETDPSKVTERLTPAQQERFGEKGSDGYRQRVQTAVEANEAKLVALVNKFIGYLKQNTYCFPHSLRWIVSQMYKTLSCVEGLEVGEVRTMCTDLLLTCFICPAIVNPEQYGIISDAPINEVARFNLMQVGQLLQQLAMADDDADPRRKSCLSKFDKSCVAAFLDVVIGGRAVETPPMSSMNLLEGLSRTAVYITHNQLMALVDFVRSVTAGDHLREEEHMALETLLANVPQSLTVKSNSLELTPSNTPQLSPATTPANKKNRLPIGQHLAAITSWDPTSTTLSAHIPLVTPFAARSRSRTNIAQEGEAEASSQESLQELVPEEVLVISLGTGPQSVPGMMSENEVLNLQMNDGAHGEGHSDDSKMHGKPDKTLRFSLCSDNLEGISEGPSNRSNSVSSLDLEGESVSELGAGPSGSNGVEALQLLEHEQATTQDNLDDKLRKFEIRDMMGLGDDRDISETVSETWSTDVLGSDFDPNMDEDRLQEIAGAAAENMLGNLLCLPGSGSVLLDPYGSTISETTSEAWSVEVLPSDSEAPDLKQEERLQELESCSGVGSTSDDTEVREVSSRPSTPGLSVVSGISATSEDIPNKIEDLRSECSSDFGGKDSVTSPDGEDSGHGSHNLTSPPSQADSLLAMFDPLSSAEGSSTGTIVRPKVHYARPAHPPPDPPIPEACALGQDTRHSLFMPHSLVQAELESTKQRHSFPDRLVRSRSSDVVCPGRRPTSDPGINRRVAVEDRDSAGPFTSGPSSSPSKDSLKGEVEDRKDSDDEKSDRNRPWWKKRFVSAIPKVLYWTAESDVPAPIAAFRKRDKHEKDEVPQERISHDDPLPRQNSQTQAAEDILDKYRNIKRTSPSEGATAASSYDGAGDLCAEDSMHDSPREDGLQNISTDDLPDSASQTAQQHDTKFSFSDAKKKLRLALCSADSVALPIMTPATTRNGLPDHMDPEDNEIVCFLKVQLAEAINLQDKNQMAQIQETTRCVSRFDSRTCRKLLAAIAEDYRKRAPYIAYLTRCRQGLQTTQAHLERLLQRVLRDKEVANRYFTTVCVRLLLEHMESKMLDFIKAFQACTASDDKTAAVEDFLRYLYGAMARDAIWQYASEDQLQDAQMAIERSVMNRIFKLAFSPNQDGDILRDQLFFEHIQRLSKVVTANHKALLIPEVYLKEAPWPSAQSEIKTINAYKTPRDKVQCILRMCSTIMNLLSLANEDSVPGADDFVPVLVFVLIRANPPCLLSTVQYINNFYASRLSGEECYWWMQFTAAVEFIKTIDDRK, from the exons ATGGTGAAGCCAGATATCCACACTCTGGCCCACCATCTCAAGCAGGAGCGTCTGTATGTGGCATCGGAGAAACAGCTGATACAAAGGCTGAATACTGATGTTCTGAAGACAGCTGAGCGTCTCTACAGGGCAGCCTGGATTGCCAAGCAGCAGCGGATCAACCTTGATCGTCTCATTCTTACAAG CGCTGAAGCCTCTCCAGCAGAATGTTGCCAACATGCCAAAATGTTGGAGGACACACAATTTGTGGATGGCTACAAAAGTCTTGGTTTTCATGAAACTATCTACGGGGAGTTTTTGGCCCGGTTGAGAGAGAACCCCAGACTGGTGGCATCTTGTCTGGTGGCGGGGGAGAGGCTCAATCAGGAGCACACTCAGGGGGTCATTCATAATGTCTTCACTTCGCTATATGGCAACTGCATCATGCAGGAGGATGAAAGCTATCTGCTTCAA GTGTTGCGGTACCTAATTGAGTTTGAGTTGAAGGAGAGTGACAACCCTCGACGACTATTGAGACGTGGAACATGTGCCTTCAGCATCCTTTTCAAGCTTTTCTCTGAGGGTCTGTACTCTGCCAAGCTGTTTCTCACTGCCACCCTTCATGAACCCATAATGCAACTGCTGGTGGAGGATGAGGATCATCTCGAGACAGACCCATCTAAAGTAACTGAGCGCCTTACTCCAGCTCAACAGGAGCGTTTCGGGGAAAAGGGCTCGGATGGCTACAGGCAAAGAGTACAAACAGCTGTTGAGGCCAATGAAGCGAAGCTGGTGGCGCTAGTCAACAAGTTCATAGGATACTTGAAGCAGAACACCTACTGCTTTCCACACAGCCTTCGTTGGATTGTGTCGCAGATGTAcaagactttatcttgtgtggAAGGGTTGGAGGTGGGTGAGGTTCGCACCATGTGCACAGACCTGTTGCTGACCTGCTTCATCTGCCCAGCAATTGTAAACCCAGAACAGTATGGAATCATATCAGATGCACCCATTAATGAAGTGGCTCGCTTTAACCTTATGCAG GTTGGTCAGCTTTTGCAGCAGTTGGCTATGGCCGATGATGATGCAGACCCACGAAGGAAAAGCTGCTTATCCAAATTTGACAAA AGCTGTGTGGCTGCTTTCCTGGATGTGGTTATTGGAGGACGAGCTGTTGAAACTCCGCCAATGTCTTCAATGAACCTTTTAGAGGGTCTTAGTCGGACTGCTGTCTACATCACTCACAACCAGTTGATGGCACTG GTGGACTTTGTTCGCAGCGTAACAGCAGGAGACCACCTTCGAGAAGAGGAGCACATGGCTCTTGAGACCCTACTAGCCAATGTACCACAGTCGCTAACAGTGAAGAGCAACAGTTTGGAACTCACGCCATCAAATACCCCCCAGCTGTCTCCAGCCACCACTCCAGCCAATAAGAAGAACAGACTTCCCATAG GACAGCATTTAGCCGCTATAACATCCTGGGACCCTACAAGCACCACTTTGTCTGCTCACATTCCATTAGTAACCCCTTTTG CTGCTCGTAGTCGAAGCCGTACCAACATTGCCCAGGAGGGGGAGGCAGAGGCCAGTTCCCAAGAGTCTCTGCAGGAGCTAGTGCCCGAGGAGGTGCTGGTGATTTCTCTCGGAACTGGACCTCAGTCTGTCCCAGGAATGATGTCAGAGAATGAG GTTTTAAACTTGCAGATGAACGACGGGGCCCATGGAGAAGGTCACTCTGATGACTCAAAGATGCATGGAAAGCCAGACAAAACGCTGCgcttctctctctgcagtgACAATTTGGAAGGCATCTCAGAGG GTCCGTCAAACCGATCTAATTCAGTTTCATCTCTGGACTTGGAAGGAGAGTCCGTCTCTGAGCTTGGAGCTGGACCATCTGGCAGCAACGGTGTTGAGGCTTTACAGCTTTTGGAGCACGAGCAGG CCACCACTCAAGACAACTTGGATGACAAATTGAGGAAGTTTGAGATCAGGGACATGATGGGCTTAGGAGATGACAGAGACATCTCGGAGACGGTCAGCGAAACTTGGAGCACCGATGTGCTGGGCAGTGACTTTGACCCCAACATGGATGAAGATCGGCTGCAGGAAATAGCAG GTGCAGCCGCCGAGAACATGCTTGGCAACCTTCTGTGTCTCCCTGGCTCTGGTTCAGTCCTGCTGGATCCCTATGGCTCCACAATCTCAGAGACCACAAGTGAGGCCTGGAGTGTCGAAGTCCTGCCTAGTGACTCAG AAGCCCCAGACCTGAAGCAGGAGGAGCGACTGCAGGAACTGGAGAGTTGCTCTGGTGTAGGAAGCACATCAGATGACACAGAGGTCCGAGAAGTCAGCTCGAGGCCAAGCACTCCAGGCCTCAGTGTTGTCTCAG gTATCAGTGCAACCTCTGAAGATATCCCTAACAAGATTGAGGATTTGAGGTCGGAGTGTAGCTCAGACTTTGGAGGAAAGGATTCTGTGACCAGTCCAGATGGAGAAGATTCAGGCCATG gctCACATAACCTGACTTCTCCACCCTCACAGGCAGACTCTTTACTTGCCATGTTTGATCCCCTTTCCAGTGCTGAAG GCTCTTccacgggaacaatagtgagaCCCAAAGTTCACTATGCAAGGCCCGCTCACCCTCCACCAGATCCTCCCATCCCTGAAGCTTGTGCCCTGGGGCAGGACACACGCCACTCTCTCTTCATGCCCCACAGTTTGGTCCAGGCTGAGCTAGAAAGCACAAAGCAGCGCCACTCCTTCCCGGACAGGTTAGTACGCAGCCGCAGCTCCGACGTCGTCTGTCCTGGTCGTCGACCCACCAGTGACCCGGGCATCAATCGACGCGTGGCTGTTGAAGATCGAGACTCTGCTGGACCCTTCACTTCTGGACCCTCATCATCTCCCAGCAAGGACTCCCTGAAAGGAGAG GTGGAGGACAGGAAGGACAGCGATGATGAGAAGTCTGATCGCAACAGACCCTGGTGGAAGAAACGTTTTGTTTCTGCGATCCCCAAAG TGCTGTATTGGACGGCAGAGAGTGATGTCCCAG ctcCGATTGCAGCTTTTCGGAAGAGGGACAAGCATGAGAAAGATGAGGTTCCTCAGGAGAGAATTTCACATG ATGACCCCCTGCCCAGACAGAACTCACAGACCCAGGCTGCTGAAGACATCCTGGACAAGTACAGAAACATAAAGAGGACCAGCCCAAGCGAGGGAGCTACCGCAGCATCTTCTTACGACGGAGCGGGAG ATCTTTGTGCGGAGGACAGCATGCACGACTCGCCAAGAGAAGATGGCCTGCAGAACATCTCAACAGATGACCTGCCAGACTCCGCAAGTCAGACAGCACAGCAGCATGACACCAAGTTCTCCTTCAG TGACGCCAAGAAGAAACTGAGGTTGGCTTTGTGCTCGGCAGACTCAGTCGCTCTTCCTATTATGACTCCTGCCACCACAAGAAATGGTCTACCAGATCACATGGACCCAGAAG acaaTGAGATTGTCTGCTTCCTGAAGGTCCAGCTAGCAGAGGCCATCAACCTCCAGGATAAGAACCAAATGGCCCAAATCCAGGAGACCACACGCTGCGTGAGCCGCTTCGATTCTCGAACCTGCAGGAAGCTACTGGCTGCAATTGCTGAAGATTACAG AAAACGCGCTCCATATATAGCCTATCTGACCCGGTGTCGTCAGGGTCTGCAGACCACGCAGGCCCATCTGGAGAGGCTCCTGCAGAGGGTGCTGCGAGATAAAGAAGTGGCGAACAGATACTTCACCACTGTCTGCGTTCGGCTGCTGCTAGAGCACATGGAGTCAAAGATGCTTGACTTTATTAAAG CGTTTCAAGCCTGCACGGCGTCTGATGACAAGACGGCCGCAGTGGAAGACTTTCTGCGCTACTTGTACGGCGCCATGGCCCGTGATGCTATTTGGCAGTATGCTagtgaggaccagctgcaggatGCCCAGATGGCCATCGAGCGCAGCGTCATGAACCGCATCTTCAAACTGGCCTTCTCTCCCAACCAGGATGGAGACATTCTCCGAGACCA gCTTTTCTTTGAGCACATCCAGCGACTCTCTAAGGTTGTGACAGCAAATCATAAAGCTCTTCTAATCCCTGAG GTTTACTTGAAGGAGGCTCCCTGGCCGTCCGCTCAATCAGAGATCAAGACCATCAACGCTTACAAAACCCCTCGGGATAAAGTGCAGTGCATCCTCCGCATGTGTTCAACCATCATGAACCTCCTCAGTCTGGCCAATGAAGACTCCGTCCCTGGAGCTGATGACTTCGTCCCGGTCCTTGTCTTTGTCCTCATCAGA GCAAACCCGCCCTGCCTGCTGTCCACCGTTCAGTACATCAATAATTTCTACGCCAGCCGGCTGAGTGGGGAGGAGTGCTATTGGTGGATGCAGTTCACCGCGGCGGTGGAATTCATTAAGACCATCGACGATCGCAAGTGA
- the gapvd1 gene encoding GTPase-activating protein and VPS9 domain-containing protein 1 isoform X3 — translation MVKPDIHTLAHHLKQERLYVASEKQLIQRLNTDVLKTAERLYRAAWIAKQQRINLDRLILTSAEASPAECCQHAKMLEDTQFVDGYKSLGFHETIYGEFLARLRENPRLVASCLVAGERLNQEHTQGVIHNVFTSLYGNCIMQEDESYLLQVLRYLIEFELKESDNPRRLLRRGTCAFSILFKLFSEGLYSAKLFLTATLHEPIMQLLVEDEDHLETDPSKVTERLTPAQQERFGEKGSDGYRQRVQTAVEANEAKLVALVNKFIGYLKQNTYCFPHSLRWIVSQMYKTLSCVEGLEVGEVRTMCTDLLLTCFICPAIVNPEQYGIISDAPINEVARFNLMQVGQLLQQLAMADDDADPRRKSCLSKFDKSCVAAFLDVVIGGRAVETPPMSSMNLLEGLSRTAVYITHNQLMALVDFVRSVTAGDHLREEEHMALETLLANVPQSLTVKSNSLELTPSNTPQLSPATTPANKKNRLPIGQHLAAITSWDPTSTTLSAHIPLVTPFAAARSRSRTNIAQEGEAEASSQESLQELVPEEVLVISLGTGPQSVPGMMSENEVLNLQMNDGAHGEGHSDDSKMHGKPDKTLRFSLCSDNLEGISEGPSNRSNSVSSLDLEGESVSELGAGPSGSNGVEALQLLEHEQATTQDNLDDKLRKFEIRDMMGLGDDRDISETVSETWSTDVLGSDFDPNMDEDRLQEIAGAAAENMLGNLLCLPGSGSVLLDPYGSTISETTSEAWSVEVLPSDSEAPDLKQEERLQELESCSGVGSTSDDTEVREVSSRPSTPGLSVVSGISATSEDIPNKIEDLRSECSSDFGGKDSVTSPDGEDSGHGSHNLTSPPSQADSLLAMFDPLSSAEGSSTGTIVRPKVHYARPAHPPPDPPIPEACALGQDTRHSLFMPHSLVQAELESTKQRHSFPDRLVRSRSSDVVCPGRRPTSDPGINRRVAVEDRDSAGPFTSGPSSSPSKDSLKGEVEDRKDSDDEKSDRNRPWWKKRFVSAIPKAPIAAFRKRDKHEKDEVPQERISHDDPLPRQNSQTQAAEDILDKYRNIKRTSPSEGATAASSYDGAGDLCAEDSMHDSPREDGLQNISTDDLPDSASQTAQQHDTKFSFSDAKKKLRLALCSADSVALPIMTPATTRNGLPDHMDPEDNEIVCFLKVQLAEAINLQDKNQMAQIQETTRCVSRFDSRTCRKLLAAIAEDYRKRAPYIAYLTRCRQGLQTTQAHLERLLQRVLRDKEVANRYFTTVCVRLLLEHMESKMLDFIKAFQACTASDDKTAAVEDFLRYLYGAMARDAIWQYASEDQLQDAQMAIERSVMNRIFKLAFSPNQDGDILRDQLFFEHIQRLSKVVTANHKALLIPEVYLKEAPWPSAQSEIKTINAYKTPRDKVQCILRMCSTIMNLLSLANEDSVPGADDFVPVLVFVLIRANPPCLLSTVQYINNFYASRLSGEECYWWMQFTAAVEFIKTIDDRK, via the exons ATGGTGAAGCCAGATATCCACACTCTGGCCCACCATCTCAAGCAGGAGCGTCTGTATGTGGCATCGGAGAAACAGCTGATACAAAGGCTGAATACTGATGTTCTGAAGACAGCTGAGCGTCTCTACAGGGCAGCCTGGATTGCCAAGCAGCAGCGGATCAACCTTGATCGTCTCATTCTTACAAG CGCTGAAGCCTCTCCAGCAGAATGTTGCCAACATGCCAAAATGTTGGAGGACACACAATTTGTGGATGGCTACAAAAGTCTTGGTTTTCATGAAACTATCTACGGGGAGTTTTTGGCCCGGTTGAGAGAGAACCCCAGACTGGTGGCATCTTGTCTGGTGGCGGGGGAGAGGCTCAATCAGGAGCACACTCAGGGGGTCATTCATAATGTCTTCACTTCGCTATATGGCAACTGCATCATGCAGGAGGATGAAAGCTATCTGCTTCAA GTGTTGCGGTACCTAATTGAGTTTGAGTTGAAGGAGAGTGACAACCCTCGACGACTATTGAGACGTGGAACATGTGCCTTCAGCATCCTTTTCAAGCTTTTCTCTGAGGGTCTGTACTCTGCCAAGCTGTTTCTCACTGCCACCCTTCATGAACCCATAATGCAACTGCTGGTGGAGGATGAGGATCATCTCGAGACAGACCCATCTAAAGTAACTGAGCGCCTTACTCCAGCTCAACAGGAGCGTTTCGGGGAAAAGGGCTCGGATGGCTACAGGCAAAGAGTACAAACAGCTGTTGAGGCCAATGAAGCGAAGCTGGTGGCGCTAGTCAACAAGTTCATAGGATACTTGAAGCAGAACACCTACTGCTTTCCACACAGCCTTCGTTGGATTGTGTCGCAGATGTAcaagactttatcttgtgtggAAGGGTTGGAGGTGGGTGAGGTTCGCACCATGTGCACAGACCTGTTGCTGACCTGCTTCATCTGCCCAGCAATTGTAAACCCAGAACAGTATGGAATCATATCAGATGCACCCATTAATGAAGTGGCTCGCTTTAACCTTATGCAG GTTGGTCAGCTTTTGCAGCAGTTGGCTATGGCCGATGATGATGCAGACCCACGAAGGAAAAGCTGCTTATCCAAATTTGACAAA AGCTGTGTGGCTGCTTTCCTGGATGTGGTTATTGGAGGACGAGCTGTTGAAACTCCGCCAATGTCTTCAATGAACCTTTTAGAGGGTCTTAGTCGGACTGCTGTCTACATCACTCACAACCAGTTGATGGCACTG GTGGACTTTGTTCGCAGCGTAACAGCAGGAGACCACCTTCGAGAAGAGGAGCACATGGCTCTTGAGACCCTACTAGCCAATGTACCACAGTCGCTAACAGTGAAGAGCAACAGTTTGGAACTCACGCCATCAAATACCCCCCAGCTGTCTCCAGCCACCACTCCAGCCAATAAGAAGAACAGACTTCCCATAG GACAGCATTTAGCCGCTATAACATCCTGGGACCCTACAAGCACCACTTTGTCTGCTCACATTCCATTAGTAACCCCTTTTG CAGCTGCTCGTAGTCGAAGCCGTACCAACATTGCCCAGGAGGGGGAGGCAGAGGCCAGTTCCCAAGAGTCTCTGCAGGAGCTAGTGCCCGAGGAGGTGCTGGTGATTTCTCTCGGAACTGGACCTCAGTCTGTCCCAGGAATGATGTCAGAGAATGAG GTTTTAAACTTGCAGATGAACGACGGGGCCCATGGAGAAGGTCACTCTGATGACTCAAAGATGCATGGAAAGCCAGACAAAACGCTGCgcttctctctctgcagtgACAATTTGGAAGGCATCTCAGAGG GTCCGTCAAACCGATCTAATTCAGTTTCATCTCTGGACTTGGAAGGAGAGTCCGTCTCTGAGCTTGGAGCTGGACCATCTGGCAGCAACGGTGTTGAGGCTTTACAGCTTTTGGAGCACGAGCAGG CCACCACTCAAGACAACTTGGATGACAAATTGAGGAAGTTTGAGATCAGGGACATGATGGGCTTAGGAGATGACAGAGACATCTCGGAGACGGTCAGCGAAACTTGGAGCACCGATGTGCTGGGCAGTGACTTTGACCCCAACATGGATGAAGATCGGCTGCAGGAAATAGCAG GTGCAGCCGCCGAGAACATGCTTGGCAACCTTCTGTGTCTCCCTGGCTCTGGTTCAGTCCTGCTGGATCCCTATGGCTCCACAATCTCAGAGACCACAAGTGAGGCCTGGAGTGTCGAAGTCCTGCCTAGTGACTCAG AAGCCCCAGACCTGAAGCAGGAGGAGCGACTGCAGGAACTGGAGAGTTGCTCTGGTGTAGGAAGCACATCAGATGACACAGAGGTCCGAGAAGTCAGCTCGAGGCCAAGCACTCCAGGCCTCAGTGTTGTCTCAG gTATCAGTGCAACCTCTGAAGATATCCCTAACAAGATTGAGGATTTGAGGTCGGAGTGTAGCTCAGACTTTGGAGGAAAGGATTCTGTGACCAGTCCAGATGGAGAAGATTCAGGCCATG gctCACATAACCTGACTTCTCCACCCTCACAGGCAGACTCTTTACTTGCCATGTTTGATCCCCTTTCCAGTGCTGAAG GCTCTTccacgggaacaatagtgagaCCCAAAGTTCACTATGCAAGGCCCGCTCACCCTCCACCAGATCCTCCCATCCCTGAAGCTTGTGCCCTGGGGCAGGACACACGCCACTCTCTCTTCATGCCCCACAGTTTGGTCCAGGCTGAGCTAGAAAGCACAAAGCAGCGCCACTCCTTCCCGGACAGGTTAGTACGCAGCCGCAGCTCCGACGTCGTCTGTCCTGGTCGTCGACCCACCAGTGACCCGGGCATCAATCGACGCGTGGCTGTTGAAGATCGAGACTCTGCTGGACCCTTCACTTCTGGACCCTCATCATCTCCCAGCAAGGACTCCCTGAAAGGAGAG GTGGAGGACAGGAAGGACAGCGATGATGAGAAGTCTGATCGCAACAGACCCTGGTGGAAGAAACGTTTTGTTTCTGCGATCCCCAAAG ctcCGATTGCAGCTTTTCGGAAGAGGGACAAGCATGAGAAAGATGAGGTTCCTCAGGAGAGAATTTCACATG ATGACCCCCTGCCCAGACAGAACTCACAGACCCAGGCTGCTGAAGACATCCTGGACAAGTACAGAAACATAAAGAGGACCAGCCCAAGCGAGGGAGCTACCGCAGCATCTTCTTACGACGGAGCGGGAG ATCTTTGTGCGGAGGACAGCATGCACGACTCGCCAAGAGAAGATGGCCTGCAGAACATCTCAACAGATGACCTGCCAGACTCCGCAAGTCAGACAGCACAGCAGCATGACACCAAGTTCTCCTTCAG TGACGCCAAGAAGAAACTGAGGTTGGCTTTGTGCTCGGCAGACTCAGTCGCTCTTCCTATTATGACTCCTGCCACCACAAGAAATGGTCTACCAGATCACATGGACCCAGAAG acaaTGAGATTGTCTGCTTCCTGAAGGTCCAGCTAGCAGAGGCCATCAACCTCCAGGATAAGAACCAAATGGCCCAAATCCAGGAGACCACACGCTGCGTGAGCCGCTTCGATTCTCGAACCTGCAGGAAGCTACTGGCTGCAATTGCTGAAGATTACAG AAAACGCGCTCCATATATAGCCTATCTGACCCGGTGTCGTCAGGGTCTGCAGACCACGCAGGCCCATCTGGAGAGGCTCCTGCAGAGGGTGCTGCGAGATAAAGAAGTGGCGAACAGATACTTCACCACTGTCTGCGTTCGGCTGCTGCTAGAGCACATGGAGTCAAAGATGCTTGACTTTATTAAAG CGTTTCAAGCCTGCACGGCGTCTGATGACAAGACGGCCGCAGTGGAAGACTTTCTGCGCTACTTGTACGGCGCCATGGCCCGTGATGCTATTTGGCAGTATGCTagtgaggaccagctgcaggatGCCCAGATGGCCATCGAGCGCAGCGTCATGAACCGCATCTTCAAACTGGCCTTCTCTCCCAACCAGGATGGAGACATTCTCCGAGACCA gCTTTTCTTTGAGCACATCCAGCGACTCTCTAAGGTTGTGACAGCAAATCATAAAGCTCTTCTAATCCCTGAG GTTTACTTGAAGGAGGCTCCCTGGCCGTCCGCTCAATCAGAGATCAAGACCATCAACGCTTACAAAACCCCTCGGGATAAAGTGCAGTGCATCCTCCGCATGTGTTCAACCATCATGAACCTCCTCAGTCTGGCCAATGAAGACTCCGTCCCTGGAGCTGATGACTTCGTCCCGGTCCTTGTCTTTGTCCTCATCAGA GCAAACCCGCCCTGCCTGCTGTCCACCGTTCAGTACATCAATAATTTCTACGCCAGCCGGCTGAGTGGGGAGGAGTGCTATTGGTGGATGCAGTTCACCGCGGCGGTGGAATTCATTAAGACCATCGACGATCGCAAGTGA